Proteins encoded within one genomic window of Spiroplasma sabaudiense Ar-1343:
- a CDS encoding MurR/RpiR family transcriptional regulator, which produces MESTFGQIDIIRKQERPGLVKSIAVELFNQFVNNHFLSSKKTAAKLFISQATLTKFSKRLSFSGYNELILRLKWEHEQIKERFISSNLTIEEFKNSSINAIEECDKFLPKLEILSNLIKKSGMVHIVYTLQSSSEANLLYDVVGAHKRDVRLYTPQSFFPFHLKNLRENDLIIAFIYGKNVEVVIDDFKKLSLEKSNQLAIFCTNLLKQTINSDDLIIVTDVDYYSKKFINQHFILSYLFSLIDNFLEIKSKS; this is translated from the coding sequence ATGGAAAGTACTTTCGGCCAAATTGATATAATTCGAAAACAAGAGCGCCCAGGTCTTGTCAAGAGTATTGCCGTAGAATTATTTAATCAATTTGTTAACAACCATTTTTTGAGTTCTAAAAAAACTGCGGCAAAACTCTTTATTTCACAGGCCACTTTGACTAAGTTTTCAAAGCGGCTATCATTTTCAGGATATAATGAGTTAATTTTAAGATTAAAATGAGAACACGAACAAATCAAGGAGCGATTTATTAGTAGTAATTTAACCATTGAGGAGTTTAAAAATTCTTCGATTAATGCGATTGAAGAATGTGACAAATTTTTACCAAAATTAGAAATTCTATCAAATCTAATAAAAAAATCTGGAATGGTTCATATTGTCTATACTTTACAAAGTTCTTCTGAAGCAAATTTATTATATGATGTGGTTGGTGCTCACAAACGCGATGTTCGTTTATATACACCTCAAAGTTTTTTTCCATTCCATCTTAAAAACCTAAGAGAAAATGATCTTATTATTGCCTTTATTTATGGAAAAAACGTTGAAGTTGTCATTGATGATTTTAAAAAGCTATCGCTTGAGAAAAGCAACCAATTAGCTATTTTTTGCACCAATTTATTAAAGCAGACAATTAACTCAGATGATTTGATAATAGTAACAGATGTTGATTATTATTCTAAAAAATTCATTAACCAGCATTTTATTTTAAGCTATTTATTTTCATTAATTGATAACTTTTTAGAAATTAAAAGTAAAAGTTAA
- a CDS encoding ABC transporter ATP-binding protein — MTKLPKHEFKDLEIRREIEILNEKLTNKVISDKQHTNAVAKLIKKDINLSRPKGAFFPLVIRYFKKHWQLAIIIITLSIISVLGSIAIPLLVKQMTTDIMQKNGLPIQGVDFWGLPWQTTLTIALAIVAGSALITYGSQYFSVLMGKKIEIDLRNRSLESLVRQDISYYSDKKIGEIITKVISDTQIVGDQAVQVPVTLINAFLTIIGASIMMFIFEATLAASVLGMFVVILLAMAISFAFTKRSYSRVREVVTDINGDVTDRVGAIRLVKASGTENYETNRFKDLHKKYYSESVKMGKIQALMITILFSGISFIQFISIGIAMIKYGNSGAAGVEFFGITFASFTMAQGIMTGPLFQVVMASVGIAQASVASTRVESTIEAESILDPHYNDGIKIEEISGDIIFKGVSFAYPEKPTKTILPKFDFTFKQGRSYAFVGETGSGKSTISRLLLRYYDPTEGQILINKNINLKDVNLSSYLFNIGYVEQDPQIIYGNVFDNVAYGRFDATEEEVIEACKKAELHNLIMTWPEGYQTILGERGFMLSGGQKQRMIIARMFLKDPKILILDEATSALDNIVEKEIQEKLEDLMVGRTTVSIAHRLSTIKNADEIIVLGADGAGIVQTGTFESLKSTPGHFKKLYEAGLMD, encoded by the coding sequence ATGACTAAATTACCAAAACACGAGTTTAAAGATCTTGAAATCCGCCGAGAAATCGAGATTTTAAACGAAAAATTAACAAACAAAGTTATTAGTGATAAGCAACACACAAACGCTGTTGCTAAATTAATTAAAAAAGACATAAACCTTTCTAGACCTAAAGGGGCATTTTTCCCTTTAGTAATTCGCTACTTTAAAAAGCATTGACAGCTAGCAATAATTATAATTACTTTATCAATTATTTCAGTTTTAGGGTCAATTGCAATTCCGCTACTAGTGAAACAAATGACCACAGATATCATGCAAAAAAACGGACTACCAATTCAGGGGGTTGATTTTTGGGGGCTACCTTGACAAACAACCCTAACAATTGCTCTAGCTATTGTTGCTGGAAGTGCTTTGATTACCTATGGATCACAGTATTTTTCTGTTTTAATGGGTAAAAAAATTGAAATTGATTTAAGAAACCGTTCTCTTGAATCGCTTGTACGTCAAGATATTTCATATTATTCAGATAAAAAAATTGGAGAAATCATTACAAAAGTAATCTCTGATACTCAAATCGTCGGAGATCAAGCGGTTCAAGTTCCAGTAACTCTAATTAACGCTTTTCTAACAATCATAGGAGCCTCAATTATGATGTTTATTTTTGAAGCCACTTTAGCAGCTTCGGTATTAGGGATGTTTGTTGTAATTCTTTTAGCAATGGCAATTTCGTTTGCCTTTACTAAACGTAGCTATTCAAGAGTTCGTGAAGTTGTGACTGATATTAATGGAGATGTTACTGACCGAGTGGGAGCTATCCGTTTGGTAAAAGCATCAGGAACCGAGAATTATGAAACCAATCGTTTCAAAGATTTACATAAAAAATACTATTCAGAATCTGTAAAAATGGGAAAAATCCAAGCATTAATGATTACAATTTTGTTCTCAGGAATTAGTTTTATTCAATTTATTTCGATAGGAATAGCAATGATTAAATATGGTAATTCAGGCGCTGCAGGAGTAGAATTCTTTGGAATTACATTTGCCTCATTTACCATGGCTCAAGGTATTATGACCGGACCACTATTTCAAGTAGTTATGGCATCGGTTGGAATTGCTCAGGCTTCGGTTGCATCAACGCGAGTAGAATCAACAATCGAAGCAGAATCAATTTTAGACCCTCACTACAATGATGGTATTAAAATTGAAGAAATTTCAGGAGACATTATTTTCAAAGGTGTTTCGTTTGCTTATCCAGAAAAACCAACAAAAACAATTTTGCCAAAATTTGATTTTACTTTTAAACAAGGGCGCAGCTATGCTTTTGTTGGTGAAACTGGAAGTGGAAAATCAACTATTTCACGACTATTATTGAGATACTATGACCCAACTGAAGGTCAAATCCTTATTAACAAAAATATTAACTTAAAAGATGTTAACTTGTCGAGTTACTTATTTAATATTGGTTATGTTGAGCAAGATCCTCAAATTATTTACGGTAACGTTTTTGATAATGTTGCTTATGGGCGTTTTGATGCAACAGAAGAAGAAGTGATTGAAGCTTGTAAGAAAGCAGAACTGCACAATTTAATTATGACTTGACCGGAAGGATACCAAACTATTTTGGGAGAACGAGGTTTCATGCTTTCTGGAGGTCAAAAACAACGTATGATTATTGCACGAATGTTTTTAAAAGATCCAAAAATTTTGATTTTGGATGAAGCAACTAGTGCTCTTGATAATATTGTTGAAAAAGAAATCCAAGAAAAACTTGAAGACTTAATGGTTGGAAGAACAACTGTTTCAATTGCACACCGTCTAAGCACAATTAAAAATGCTGATGAAATTATTGTTTTAGGAGCTGATGGTGCTGGAATAGTTCAAACCGGAACGTTTGAATCTTTAAAATCAACACCAGGTCACTTCAAAAAATTATATGAAGCAGGGTTAATGGATTAA